The following are encoded together in the Bdellovibrio sp. ArHS genome:
- a CDS encoding EAL domain-containing protein, translating to MNSATQSVDIHKDQIIFNEGDAGDCAYIIEKGRVLIYLSKDKEDIPLTILGEGEIFGEMALIDNQNRSASVRALEDVRLAIVTKQQVLERVSTADKVVQLLMRVLLKRLRRKNINTPAGTRISDVEFDNSGAGDDGTQTALDQIKLENQIFQAFQNKEFELFYQPIVNLKTKQINGCEALLRWNSPQHGLVSPNLFIDVIENSSMVIPIGHWIINQALKDLRTIQDQLRQSQKGKMAEDFMMSINISGRQFTHSDFVNNLEDLREKHDLQPKNIKLEMTERIMMDGAIALDALKQCHNQGYAISIDDFGTGFSSLQYLTQMPISFLKIDRCFVMKLLNDPKSKAVVSSIIHLAHAMDIEIIAEGIENNEEALVLETLGARFGQGYLFSKPVDLGRFLKLI from the coding sequence ATGAATTCAGCAACTCAGTCCGTCGATATACATAAAGATCAGATCATTTTTAACGAGGGTGATGCTGGCGACTGCGCTTACATCATTGAAAAAGGCCGGGTGCTGATTTATCTCAGTAAGGATAAAGAAGACATTCCTTTAACCATTCTGGGTGAAGGCGAAATCTTCGGCGAAATGGCTTTGATCGACAACCAAAATCGTTCCGCCTCAGTCCGCGCTCTTGAAGATGTCCGCCTGGCTATCGTGACCAAGCAGCAAGTTCTAGAGCGAGTTTCCACCGCAGACAAAGTCGTACAACTGCTGATGCGCGTTCTTCTTAAGCGCCTTCGCCGTAAAAACATCAATACACCGGCGGGCACGCGAATTTCCGATGTTGAGTTTGATAATTCGGGTGCGGGCGACGATGGCACACAGACGGCTTTAGATCAGATTAAACTTGAAAACCAAATCTTCCAGGCCTTTCAAAATAAAGAATTTGAACTTTTTTATCAGCCCATCGTGAATTTGAAGACTAAACAGATCAACGGCTGCGAAGCGCTGTTGCGCTGGAACAGCCCACAACACGGTCTGGTTTCGCCGAACCTTTTTATTGATGTGATTGAAAATTCATCCATGGTCATTCCCATTGGCCATTGGATTATCAATCAGGCCCTGAAGGATTTGCGCACAATTCAGGATCAACTTCGCCAGAGCCAAAAGGGCAAAATGGCGGAAGACTTCATGATGAGCATTAACATCTCGGGTCGGCAGTTCACTCATTCTGATTTCGTAAACAATCTGGAAGATTTACGCGAAAAACATGATCTTCAGCCTAAGAACATCAAATTAGAAATGACTGAACGGATTATGATGGATGGGGCTATCGCCCTGGATGCCTTAAAGCAATGTCACAATCAGGGCTATGCGATTTCCATTGATGATTTCGGGACGGGTTTTTCCAGTCTTCAATACCTGACACAGATGCCCATCAGCTTCCTGAAAATCGACCGTTGTTTTGTTATGAAGCTTCTGAATGATCCTAAGTCCAAAGCCGTCGTCAGCTCGATCATCCACTTGGCACATGCGATGGATATTGAAATCATCGCCGAGGGCATTGAAAACAACGAAGAGGCACTCGTCTTAGAAACGCTGGGAGCTCGCTTCGGTCAAGGGTATTTATTTTCAAAACCCGTCGATCTGGGCCGCTTCTTAAAGCTCATTTAA
- a CDS encoding peptide ABC transporter substrate-binding protein, producing MNYLLALLLLLSLPSSATEKTFRLHLATEPGGLDPNKQRTSSSSYVLGNLYRNLFSFDDQKGLIPDLGTSCKRDKNRTLLTCTLKKDLQWSDGTPLTAEDFLKTYLKILNVKNACPRADLLFKIKNAEAFYKGEVDAKKLGVSAPDKHTLKFEFARPDADFEYNLANFLLAPTKENLSAYSGPYKLKEWKKGQKLVLEPNSFYKQGHPQRPLVEFLFIEEDTVALQLYEKNELQFLRRLPTLFIPTYKKRKDFHWYPVIRLDYLGFGPELSQDENIRKAFTYSLNYVELQKIFSSEGRPGCIGLPDAWFPAKAPCFDFDLKKIPPTKSTKTYTLMFSALGGEDHKRATEWLQDQWYKNAKLKTHLEVKENKTFLQVLQQNPPAIFRKGVSPDRPTCLAALETFAPFNPENYLRIKSAEYDQILSALSQAQKPAEQKKWCLAGTEYLMKNHLMIPLGAIHFSILVKPEFTGWRMNQMNQLDLSDLH from the coding sequence ATGAATTACCTTCTTGCATTGCTGCTGCTTCTTAGTCTTCCCTCGTCTGCGACCGAAAAAACTTTTCGCCTGCACTTAGCCACAGAGCCCGGGGGCCTAGACCCCAACAAACAAAGAACCTCTTCCTCCAGCTACGTCTTGGGCAATCTGTATCGAAATCTCTTTTCCTTCGACGATCAAAAAGGACTGATTCCTGATTTAGGCACCAGTTGTAAGCGGGATAAAAACCGGACGCTTTTAACCTGCACCCTGAAGAAGGATTTGCAATGGAGCGATGGCACTCCGCTAACGGCGGAAGACTTCTTAAAGACTTATCTTAAAATTCTAAATGTAAAGAATGCCTGCCCGCGGGCCGATCTTCTTTTCAAAATCAAGAATGCCGAAGCCTTTTATAAAGGCGAAGTCGACGCTAAAAAGTTAGGAGTTTCGGCTCCAGACAAACACACCTTAAAGTTTGAATTCGCGCGACCCGACGCAGATTTTGAATACAATCTAGCGAATTTTCTTCTCGCCCCTACCAAAGAAAACCTGAGCGCTTATTCCGGACCTTACAAACTCAAGGAGTGGAAAAAAGGACAGAAGCTGGTTTTAGAGCCCAACTCTTTCTATAAACAAGGCCACCCCCAGCGTCCACTGGTGGAGTTTCTTTTTATCGAAGAAGACACGGTCGCACTGCAGCTCTATGAAAAAAACGAGTTGCAGTTCTTGCGCCGTTTGCCGACCTTGTTCATTCCCACTTATAAAAAGCGCAAAGACTTTCACTGGTATCCCGTCATTCGCCTGGACTATTTAGGTTTTGGACCGGAACTTTCCCAAGATGAAAATATACGCAAAGCTTTCACCTATTCATTGAACTACGTGGAGTTACAGAAGATTTTCTCTTCCGAGGGCCGCCCGGGTTGCATAGGACTTCCCGATGCCTGGTTCCCTGCGAAGGCGCCCTGTTTTGATTTTGATTTAAAAAAAATACCACCGACAAAATCCACGAAGACCTACACGTTGATGTTTTCTGCTCTTGGCGGAGAAGACCACAAGCGGGCCACAGAATGGCTGCAGGATCAGTGGTATAAAAATGCCAAGTTGAAAACTCATCTGGAAGTGAAAGAAAACAAAACCTTCTTGCAGGTGTTGCAGCAGAATCCTCCCGCCATTTTCAGAAAAGGCGTTTCGCCGGATCGTCCGACCTGTCTTGCGGCGCTGGAAACCTTCGCCCCTTTCAATCCGGAAAACTATCTGCGCATCAAATCTGCGGAATACGATCAGATTTTGTCCGCTTTGTCCCAAGCTCAGAAACCCGCAGAACAGAAAAAATGGTGTCTTGCCGGGACCGAGTACCTGATGAAGAATCACTTGATGATTCCTCTGGGAGCTATTCATTTCTCGATCCTTGTGAAGCCGGAATTCACGGGCTGGAGAATGAATCAAATGAATCAGCTGGACTTGTCTGACCTTCATTAA
- a CDS encoding acyl-CoA dehydrogenase encodes MSDTTNARPALTMLSEDEAAFRDAVRAFAESEIKPHVTHMDEKAEMDPAIVKKLFEMGLMGIETPEKFGGAGSTFTMACLAVEEIGRVDGSVSVLVDVQNTLTTNAFLKWGTPAQQEKYLSKMASEWVGAYALSESSSGSDAFALKLKAEDKGDKWVLNGSKLWITNGKEANVFIVFANIDIAKGYKGITAFIVEKSFPGFKVGKKEDKLGIRASSTCELLFENCEVPKENVLGEVGKGYKIAIETLNEGRIGIGAQMIGIAQGAYEAALGYVKGREQFGKPIAHFQGVQFQLAEMRTELEAARLMVYNAARLKDAGQDFIEAAAMAKLYASRAAEKITSKAIDLFGGNGFTKEYPVEKFWRDAKIGQIYEGTTNMQLQTIAKMELDK; translated from the coding sequence ATGTCTGACACTACGAACGCTCGTCCAGCACTCACAATGCTTTCTGAAGACGAAGCCGCGTTTAGAGACGCTGTAAGAGCTTTTGCTGAATCTGAAATCAAGCCTCATGTGACACACATGGATGAAAAAGCAGAGATGGATCCTGCCATCGTAAAAAAACTTTTCGAAATGGGTTTAATGGGCATCGAAACTCCCGAGAAATTCGGCGGCGCTGGCTCTACTTTCACAATGGCCTGCTTGGCGGTTGAAGAAATCGGCCGCGTTGACGGCTCTGTTTCAGTTCTTGTCGACGTTCAAAACACTTTGACGACGAATGCTTTTCTAAAATGGGGAACACCGGCACAACAAGAAAAATACTTGAGCAAAATGGCGTCTGAATGGGTCGGCGCGTACGCACTTTCAGAATCGTCTTCAGGCTCTGATGCCTTCGCTTTGAAATTAAAAGCAGAAGACAAAGGCGACAAATGGGTTTTGAACGGTTCAAAACTTTGGATCACTAACGGCAAAGAAGCCAATGTCTTCATCGTCTTCGCCAACATCGACATCGCTAAAGGCTACAAGGGTATCACCGCTTTCATCGTTGAAAAGTCATTCCCTGGCTTCAAAGTTGGCAAAAAAGAAGACAAACTTGGTATCCGCGCTTCTTCAACTTGCGAACTTCTCTTTGAAAACTGCGAAGTTCCTAAAGAGAACGTTCTTGGTGAAGTGGGTAAAGGTTATAAAATTGCCATCGAAACTTTGAACGAAGGTCGTATCGGTATCGGCGCGCAAATGATCGGTATTGCCCAAGGCGCTTACGAAGCCGCTCTTGGTTACGTCAAAGGCCGTGAACAATTCGGTAAACCTATTGCCCACTTCCAAGGCGTGCAATTCCAGTTGGCCGAAATGCGCACGGAACTCGAAGCCGCTCGCTTGATGGTTTACAATGCCGCTCGTTTAAAAGATGCTGGCCAGGATTTCATCGAAGCTGCGGCTATGGCAAAACTTTACGCTTCTCGCGCGGCGGAAAAGATCACTTCTAAAGCTATCGACTTGTTTGGTGGTAACGGTTTCACCAAAGAATACCCCGTCGAAAAGTTCTGGCGCGACGCTAAGATCGGTCAGATCTACGAAGGCACCACAAACATGCAATTGCAGACAATTGCAAAGATGGAACTGGACAAATAG
- a CDS encoding site-2 protease family protein, with the protein MDFVEIGAKIGIYFIPFLFALCFHEYAHGWVARRRGDNTAEMMGRLTMNPLAHMDMIGTLVLPIISIVLATPIFFGWAKPVPVNERNLKNPRVDMFWIALAGPLSNILLAVVGSTLIALVAKYFLGASYASGLIEILKTFIVTNLFLAFFNILPLHPLDGGKVLARFLPAQLNYKLEQNEHITSMILMALVLTGALRILAIPVFWSYNSLVGLALGGFGI; encoded by the coding sequence ATGGATTTCGTCGAGATTGGCGCCAAGATTGGTATTTATTTTATTCCGTTTCTTTTTGCACTCTGTTTTCACGAGTATGCCCACGGTTGGGTTGCGCGTCGCCGCGGTGACAATACCGCGGAGATGATGGGGCGTTTAACGATGAACCCCTTGGCGCACATGGATATGATTGGAACTTTGGTGCTGCCGATCATCTCTATTGTTTTGGCGACGCCGATCTTCTTCGGCTGGGCGAAGCCGGTTCCCGTGAATGAGCGCAACCTGAAGAACCCCCGGGTGGATATGTTTTGGATCGCTTTAGCGGGTCCGCTTTCAAATATTCTTCTCGCCGTTGTCGGTTCGACGTTGATTGCGCTTGTTGCCAAGTACTTCCTGGGGGCGTCTTACGCCAGCGGGTTGATTGAGATTTTAAAGACCTTTATCGTCACGAATTTATTCCTGGCATTTTTTAACATTCTGCCACTTCACCCTTTGGATGGCGGAAAAGTTTTAGCGCGCTTTCTGCCAGCTCAATTAAATTATAAGCTCGAACAAAACGAGCATATTACCAGCATGATTTTAATGGCGTTGGTTTTAACCGGTGCTTTGCGCATTCTCGCGATTCCGGTTTTCTGGAGCTATAACAGCCTTGTTGGTCTTGCCTTAGGGGGCTTTGGTATATGA
- the trpS gene encoding tryptophan--tRNA ligase: MSSDVVQTPPPATPVKKLRVMSGMRVTGRLHIGHYWGALKNWLDLQNEHECFFGAMDWHGMTTAYKSPKDITPWTREMVAEFIAWGINPEKATIFIQSRVPEHLELFMIFANMVPMGWLERVNTWKDAIEEMKANDTHNLGRFAYPVLQAADIAIYRANAVPVGADQVSHLELARELVRRFNHLYKAKLPEMNPLLTEIPLVPGLDGRKMSKSYGNTLFLTEDSEKDLKKKVNLMVTDPARVRREDPGEPTKCSVYGYHKLYSSAEDIAWVEQGCRSAGIGCGDCKARLAANIEKLSAGPREKKKELLNNPGQLDSIIDAGCDKARKEAQKTLEIVRSSMKW; encoded by the coding sequence ATGAGTTCTGACGTCGTACAAACCCCACCACCTGCAACTCCGGTGAAAAAATTGCGTGTGATGTCTGGAATGCGAGTGACAGGTCGTTTGCATATTGGACATTACTGGGGAGCGCTGAAAAACTGGTTGGATCTGCAAAACGAGCACGAGTGTTTCTTTGGGGCGATGGATTGGCATGGTATGACCACTGCCTACAAATCACCGAAAGACATCACCCCGTGGACTCGTGAAATGGTGGCCGAGTTTATCGCTTGGGGCATCAATCCCGAGAAAGCGACGATCTTTATTCAAAGTCGCGTTCCCGAGCACCTGGAACTTTTCATGATCTTTGCGAACATGGTTCCGATGGGTTGGCTAGAGCGTGTGAACACGTGGAAAGACGCCATTGAGGAAATGAAAGCCAACGACACTCATAACTTGGGTCGTTTTGCGTATCCGGTTTTACAAGCGGCCGACATTGCTATTTATCGTGCGAACGCTGTGCCGGTAGGTGCAGATCAGGTTTCGCATCTGGAACTAGCTCGTGAATTGGTGCGTCGCTTTAACCACTTGTACAAAGCAAAGCTGCCAGAAATGAATCCTCTTTTGACCGAGATTCCTCTGGTGCCAGGTCTTGACGGGCGCAAGATGTCCAAATCCTACGGAAATACTTTGTTCCTTACGGAAGACAGCGAAAAAGATTTGAAAAAAAAGGTGAATTTGATGGTCACGGACCCGGCACGCGTTCGTCGCGAAGATCCGGGGGAGCCGACGAAGTGCTCGGTGTATGGCTATCATAAACTTTATTCCTCCGCCGAAGATATTGCCTGGGTCGAACAAGGATGTCGCTCTGCAGGAATCGGTTGTGGAGATTGTAAAGCTCGGTTGGCTGCCAACATCGAAAAACTTTCGGCGGGCCCAAGAGAAAAGAAAAAAGAGTTGTTGAATAATCCAGGTCAGCTTGATTCAATCATCGACGCTGGATGCGACAAAGCGCGCAAGGAAGCCCAAAAGACGTTAGAGATAGTTCGTTCCAGTATGAAATGGTAG
- a CDS encoding segregation/condensation protein A has translation MSITVQLPKFEGPLGLLLYLIRKEEMDIMDIKIHEITKQYLDYIKLMKELDLEVAGEFVAMASTLIQIKSRMLLPQYDENGEVVEAEDPRKELVQKLLEYQKYQEAAKLLYERPLVGRDVWLRGTRESLDQKEEEIILEENALFSLISTYRKVLRSVKKKVHQVAAKAQSIASRVLEIKDRLIVGQRVTMMELVTATEDRARQALITFLSLLELGKMGFVGLYQTEAYADIWVDAKKPIETDVLARVEEYDSMRADQVAEKMMEESKKIQEDEDFLLTDAEDKLEEANPQMQLGFIEDGSSAEALESGLDIATDDEILAMENELFKDDATEV, from the coding sequence ATGAGTATTACAGTTCAGTTGCCTAAATTCGAAGGACCGCTGGGGCTTCTTCTTTATCTTATCCGTAAAGAAGAAATGGACATCATGGATATTAAAATCCATGAGATCACCAAGCAGTATCTTGATTATATCAAATTGATGAAGGAATTAGATCTGGAAGTCGCCGGCGAATTCGTTGCGATGGCTTCTACTTTGATTCAAATTAAATCCCGCATGCTTCTTCCTCAATATGATGAAAATGGCGAGGTTGTAGAGGCGGAAGATCCGCGCAAAGAACTTGTGCAAAAACTTTTGGAGTATCAAAAGTATCAGGAAGCGGCCAAACTTCTTTACGAACGTCCTTTGGTTGGACGTGATGTCTGGTTGCGAGGAACTCGCGAATCTTTGGATCAAAAAGAAGAAGAGATTATTTTAGAAGAAAATGCGCTGTTTTCTTTGATTTCGACCTATCGCAAAGTTTTGCGCTCAGTTAAGAAGAAAGTTCATCAGGTTGCCGCGAAGGCACAATCGATCGCCAGCCGCGTTTTAGAGATCAAAGATCGTTTGATCGTGGGCCAACGCGTGACGATGATGGAATTGGTGACGGCGACAGAAGACCGTGCACGCCAGGCTTTAATCACGTTCTTGTCTTTGTTAGAACTTGGAAAAATGGGTTTTGTAGGTCTTTACCAGACGGAAGCGTATGCGGACATCTGGGTGGATGCGAAAAAACCAATCGAAACGGATGTCTTGGCTCGAGTGGAAGAGTACGACTCTATGCGCGCAGACCAGGTCGCTGAAAAGATGATGGAAGAGTCTAAAAAGATTCAGGAGGATGAGGATTTCCTTCTGACAGATGCGGAAGATAAGTTGGAAGAAGCCAACCCGCAAATGCAATTGGGTTTTATTGAGGACGGTTCCTCAGCGGAAGCCCTGGAATCAGGTCTAGATATCGCCACGGATGACGAAATCCTAGCAATGGAAAACGAACTATTTAAAGACGACGCAACGGAAGTATAA
- the scpB gene encoding SMC-Scp complex subunit ScpB: MARKKKNLEAPVEAETDTAVMDVEVEATEIEAEVEAVELSESENDNASEDMELDGIESDASVFLNEEEETEGFLPEASEDDVAEMEAEASEDDDVSVEGTELDNFDSAEIEEVEFVEEERLESIVESVLFASDRPVSLASLKLLFKGTNIRGDKIRRALDQLAVEYAGGRRGVTLEEVPGGYQLRTKIDNMEFLKRTLKARQFKLSGPALEVLSIVAYKQPTVKAEIDEIRGVESGHLLRALMEKNLVSFEGKSELPGRPMQYGTTKKFLEIFGLRSIKELPTLSQIDELLPEGIDEQQAEEKPTLASITDSMSETFVGAYSQGEDELMKIQEQLEDIATTTNFFEEEKRRQAEKRDQERAQNIRDALAFGEPVSTRDANWLKKYDEALAAGTTLVAMAAEKKATFMKSTPGSADASAEAASEGDSVEEALLAEEAAESEEMMEEGEVSKELTEAIESFDNDTDMDEASDDQLFADSDEESAEDEELPFLGEADDIDEEGDASV; this comes from the coding sequence ATGGCCAGAAAAAAGAAAAATCTTGAAGCACCAGTTGAAGCAGAAACTGATACGGCAGTGATGGATGTGGAAGTTGAAGCCACGGAAATTGAAGCTGAAGTCGAAGCGGTTGAACTTTCTGAATCAGAAAACGACAATGCGTCCGAAGACATGGAACTTGATGGTATCGAATCCGATGCTTCCGTCTTTTTAAACGAGGAAGAAGAAACCGAAGGTTTCCTTCCGGAAGCCAGCGAAGACGACGTTGCCGAGATGGAAGCGGAAGCTTCTGAAGACGACGATGTTTCTGTTGAAGGAACAGAGCTTGATAATTTTGACTCCGCCGAAATCGAAGAAGTCGAGTTCGTTGAAGAAGAGCGTCTGGAAAGCATCGTAGAAAGTGTGCTTTTTGCAAGTGATCGTCCGGTCAGCTTGGCCTCTTTAAAGCTGCTCTTTAAAGGCACAAATATCCGCGGCGACAAAATCCGCCGAGCTCTGGATCAATTGGCTGTGGAATATGCAGGTGGGCGTCGTGGTGTGACCTTGGAAGAAGTTCCCGGCGGTTATCAACTGCGTACTAAAATCGACAATATGGAATTCCTGAAGCGCACTTTGAAAGCTCGTCAATTCAAGCTTTCCGGTCCAGCTTTGGAAGTTCTATCGATCGTGGCTTATAAACAACCGACCGTAAAAGCGGAAATCGACGAAATCCGCGGCGTGGAATCCGGTCACTTGTTGCGCGCTTTGATGGAAAAAAATCTTGTTAGTTTTGAAGGTAAATCCGAACTTCCTGGTCGTCCTATGCAATACGGAACGACGAAAAAATTCCTGGAAATCTTTGGTCTTCGTTCGATCAAGGAACTTCCGACTTTGTCTCAGATCGATGAATTGTTGCCTGAAGGTATTGATGAGCAGCAAGCTGAAGAAAAGCCAACTCTGGCTTCGATCACAGATTCAATGTCGGAAACTTTTGTGGGTGCTTACTCGCAAGGTGAAGACGAGTTGATGAAAATTCAAGAGCAGCTTGAAGATATTGCGACAACCACCAACTTCTTCGAAGAAGAAAAGCGTCGTCAGGCGGAAAAACGCGATCAGGAACGGGCTCAGAATATTCGTGATGCCTTGGCCTTTGGCGAACCGGTTTCAACTCGAGACGCAAACTGGTTGAAGAAGTACGATGAAGCTTTGGCAGCGGGAACCACCCTTGTGGCGATGGCCGCAGAGAAAAAAGCGACGTTTATGAAATCAACCCCGGGTTCAGCAGATGCTTCTGCTGAAGCTGCTTCAGAAGGCGATAGTGTCGAAGAAGCTTTGCTGGCGGAAGAGGCTGCGGAATCTGAAGAGATGATGGAAGAGGGGGAAGTTTCTAAGGAGCTTACCGAAGCTATCGAATCTTTTGATAACGACACGGATATGGATGAAGCTTCTGATGATCAACTTTTTGCTGACAGCGATGAAGAGTCAGCGGAAGATGAGGAATTGCCATTCCTAGGAGAAGCTGATGACATTGACGAAGAAGGGGATGCTTCCGTTTAA
- a CDS encoding HTTM domain-containing protein, with amino-acid sequence MMKTSLKSLWQKWDQFWFAPQNLLGLAYMRILLCGTMVYLYAIRAFNLGYYGENAWISRPMALEVMPELYRPLFLWAFWPDSLNMIMHSLLIVFLILLTLGIGGRWLMWAAWIIDAGFIQRNYSVNFGADIIAALFLFYMSFTQSCERLSVLNLLRKKNTFKSSDVLSSVMIRMMQVQISVLYAYTGWEKLKGGSWWDGTALWSVMANPQMTTFDFSFLRTIPWIIPVIAYLTIIFEIYFPAMVAWPKTRNLWLILGVFFHAGIGIFMGLGPFATTMVSTYFLFVDPLILERALKGPKALFASQN; translated from the coding sequence ATGATGAAAACGTCTTTAAAAAGTCTTTGGCAAAAGTGGGATCAGTTTTGGTTTGCGCCTCAGAACCTTTTGGGTTTGGCCTATATGCGCATTCTGCTTTGTGGCACGATGGTTTATCTCTATGCCATCAGAGCCTTCAATCTTGGTTACTACGGCGAGAATGCCTGGATCTCGCGCCCTATGGCTTTGGAAGTAATGCCTGAGCTATATCGGCCGCTCTTTCTTTGGGCGTTTTGGCCTGATTCCCTGAATATGATCATGCACTCATTGCTGATCGTTTTCCTGATTTTACTGACATTGGGAATCGGTGGGCGATGGCTGATGTGGGCCGCCTGGATTATCGACGCGGGTTTTATTCAGCGAAACTATTCGGTGAATTTTGGCGCTGATATCATTGCCGCTCTTTTCCTGTTTTATATGTCTTTCACTCAATCCTGTGAGCGTTTGAGTGTTTTAAATTTGCTGCGTAAAAAGAACACGTTTAAGTCTTCGGATGTCTTAAGCTCTGTCATGATTCGCATGATGCAGGTTCAGATTTCCGTTCTTTATGCCTACACGGGCTGGGAAAAACTTAAAGGCGGAAGCTGGTGGGATGGAACCGCTCTTTGGAGTGTGATGGCCAATCCGCAAATGACGACCTTCGATTTTTCTTTCCTCAGAACGATTCCTTGGATCATTCCGGTGATCGCTTATCTGACGATCATCTTTGAAATCTATTTCCCAGCGATGGTGGCTTGGCCTAAGACGCGCAACCTGTGGTTGATTCTGGGGGTGTTTTTCCATGCGGGCATTGGGATCTTCATGGGGTTAGGACCTTTTGCGACGACAATGGTCTCGACGTACTTCCTTTTTGTGGACCCTCTCATTTTGGAACGCGCTTTAAAAGGGCCCAAGGCTCTTTTTGCGTCTCAAAATTAG
- a CDS encoding ribonucleotide-diphosphate reductase subunit beta, with protein MILDPGFNLTLRPMKYPVMYEMYKNGIKNTWTVDEVDFSTDLVDLHTKLTPAERHLISRLVAFFATGDSIVGNNLVLNLYKHVNAPEGRMYLSRQLYEEALHVQFYLTLLDTYIPDPEERTAAFAAVENIPSIKKKADFCFKWIDSINELDSLQTKEDRRRFLMNLICFATCVEGLFFYAAFAYVYFLRSKGLLAGLASGTNWVFRDESMHMAFAVEVIKTARKEEPDLFNSQMEDMVVQMLEDAIECEMEFANDVLHLGVAGLSAKDMRQYLEYCADQRLESLNIAPRYNVKNPFAFMELQDMQELANFFERRVSAYQVGVSGAVAFDETF; from the coding sequence ATGATTTTAGATCCCGGCTTTAACTTAACTCTGCGCCCTATGAAATACCCCGTTATGTACGAAATGTACAAAAACGGAATCAAAAACACTTGGACTGTTGATGAAGTAGACTTTTCAACCGACCTGGTGGACCTTCATACAAAACTGACACCAGCAGAAAGACACTTGATTTCTCGTCTAGTGGCTTTCTTTGCGACAGGTGATTCTATCGTCGGCAACAATTTGGTTTTGAACTTGTACAAACATGTGAATGCACCAGAAGGCCGCATGTACTTGTCACGTCAGCTTTACGAAGAAGCTTTGCACGTTCAGTTCTATCTGACTTTGTTGGACACTTACATCCCAGACCCTGAAGAGCGCACGGCGGCCTTCGCTGCTGTTGAAAATATCCCGTCGATCAAAAAGAAAGCGGATTTCTGCTTTAAATGGATTGATTCCATCAACGAGTTGGACTCACTTCAAACCAAAGAAGATCGCCGTCGTTTCTTGATGAACCTGATCTGCTTTGCAACTTGCGTGGAAGGCTTGTTCTTCTATGCCGCTTTTGCTTACGTTTATTTCTTGCGCTCAAAAGGTTTACTAGCGGGTCTTGCTTCCGGCACAAACTGGGTCTTCCGTGACGAATCCATGCACATGGCTTTTGCCGTGGAAGTTATCAAGACGGCGCGCAAAGAAGAACCAGATCTTTTCAACTCACAAATGGAAGACATGGTTGTGCAAATGCTTGAAGATGCGATCGAGTGCGAGATGGAGTTTGCCAACGACGTCCTTCACTTGGGTGTTGCCGGTCTTTCTGCAAAAGACATGCGTCAGTATCTTGAGTACTGCGCCGACCAACGCCTGGAGAGCTTAAACATTGCTCCACGCTACAACGTGAAAAATCCATTCGCGTTCATGGAGCTTCAAGATATGCAGGAACTTGCTAACTTCTTTGAAAGACGTGTTTCTGCTTACCAAGTCGGTGTCAGCGGTGCCGTTGCTTTCGACGAGACTTTCTAA